From Mastacembelus armatus chromosome 9, fMasArm1.2, whole genome shotgun sequence:
ggcggatctggaagctgaagctgaacgtgaggtggatctggaagctggagccgaggcggatctggaagctgaagtggatctggaagctgaggctgaaggtgaggtggatctggaagctgaagccgAGGCGGATCTGGAAACTGAAATTGAGGCGGATCTGGGAACTGAAGCTGAGGCGGAcctggaagctgaggctgaaggtgAGGTGGATCTGGAAACTGAAGCCGATCCAGCCAATCTGACGGCCCTGGTGACTCGGACCACTCAGGTGGCTCTGGCCATTCTGGTGGCCCCGACGGTTCGAACCAGTCCGGTGGTTCTGGCAGCTGAGATGGCTGTGAAAGCTCTGGTGACTGCAGAGATGGCTTAGGAAGCTGTGGCggatctggctgctgcaggggaAGTTCTGGCAGGTGAGACGGCTGTGACCGCTGTTGTGGAAGCTCCGGCAGGTGTGGACTCCGTGAATACACTGGTAGCTGAGGTGGCTGTAGTTCTAATTCCGGTGGTGGTGGACCGGAATCTCCTATTGGCACAGTCGACTGCAGTGGCGACTGGAGTGACTCAGACAGACCTGAGAATTCTGGGAGCTCTAGAAGCTGAGGCGGCTGTGAGAATTCAGATGGTCCTGGAGACCAGAGAAACTTGGACAATCCAGGAAACTCTGGAAGGTAGGGACGCCATAGGAACTGCAGAGGTTCTGACGGCTGTGCGGGCTGTGAGCGCTTTGGTAGCTGTAGGTCTGGATCCTCTGGTGACTGTGGGTGTGGTGGAGACACTGGAGGTTGCAAATCGGTGTCCTGGGGTAGCTGTGGCTTCAGCGGTGGTCCTGGTGGTTCGGACCGCTGTGGCGGACCTGGCCATTCCGGTAGCTCGGACAGCTCTGGAACTTGTGGACGTTGCAAGTGCTGAGGTAACTGCAGGGGTTCCAGAGGCGATGACTGGTGAGACGGTCCTGGAGGCGGtgaccggcgaggcggcactggaggcggtGAAGGCAGTGGctggcgaggcggcactggatGAGACGGCACGGGGAGAGccggcgctggatgagacggcgctggataCTGTTCGTGACTCCAGTTCCTGCGAGGTAGAACCCCAGAGCTGACTGCCAGACGGGTTCCACGGTAGGAACTACGGTGGGAGTCCCAGACGACATTGTCCTCGTCAAAGGACTCCTCGTCGTCCTCGTCGAGGGTCTCCCAATCTGAATCGCTTGGGACAGGTTCGGACCCGACAGCTCCCCGGGAAACAGGCGAAGACTGCGGGACTGGAGACTGCGGGACTGGAGACTGCAGTTGGCGTCTAGCAGGAAGCACCAGGGCTGGCTGCCTGGAACATCGGTGATTTCGGTGTCTGGACGGGGGATGTGGAGTTGGTGAACTCCAATGGCCTGGATAGTCGGAGTGGTGCCCTCCAAAATGCACAATGGGAGTGTATGTGCCGGGGTCATCCAAGGAGTCATCGGAGGAGTACTCGCTGTCAAGCGGATCGTCCAGAAACGACCCAGCCGAGTACCTTGGGTCGTACTTCTGGGCCTGTCTGGAAAACCAGGTGAGGATGTCTATTTGGTCAGGGTCTTGGGTGTGACGTGGTGGTGAGGTGGGAACGGGACTGACGAGATAAGTTCCCATCCTCAAACAATTCACGGCACTGGAAAAAGGAGGACAAGAACGGAGTTGCTGCTTGGTCTGTCGGTTGGTCTGACTGTAGTACAGTACAGAAGAGTACATGGTAGCAAcggggaaaaggaaaaagagcgaggaaaaaaaaactcctgggTCTGCCTACGTGactgaaaaaccaaaaaactggGAACGTAATGATCAAAAAGAAACTACTAAGAAAGAAAACTAATACCAGGAAGGTTGGAAAAAGGGCGTGGTCAGATTAATTTAGTGTCCGGGTTGTACTGTCAGGACTCGAGGAACTATTATAAAGTTTGGACCAAAagatgcgcccactctggtacttaaAGGTTCAACTCAAGACTTTTATTTACAGGGTAGGAGAAACAGGAACCAAAACATTAGACTAAGAAGGGGCAGGTCTAGGCAGGGtaacacaaggacatgaaatATAAACAGGACATCAAgtatatgtaaaatgttttatttgcaaCAAGTATATGTAAAATGTTTCAAGTATATTTTAACACTAGTGTATTATTTTGGtaagcaaaagtacccaataatatctgaaaaatatgtttttaatgtactaaagccgatttatagtgcagcttccagtgtATTAAGTGCAACTTAAGTGGTTTCATATTAACACAAGTTCaagtataatgaaatttaacatttaaaaagtatactcaatatacgAAAATAGATATTTTTCACTTGGGATATGACCATCTGGTGGTACAGTAGAGAACTGTATATATTTGGGTCTCCTGgtcattttctgctgcatgcTCCACTGttgttgtattttaatttttactgtaATATTCAGCAAGGGAAAACTTCATTTGTTTCCCTCTTTTGTCTCCTGTTTCTATACTTAAAGGTGTCATGAACTGCGGTGGTGTCGGAGTGGAAGtgtggagagaaggagaggcagtaggacccaagtgcagacaaaGGTTTTTAATTCCTTCTGGGATTTCCAGGGCAAACAATACATAAACCACGGGAACTGGACAAGACGGTATCTAAGCAAAGACCGGGTAGAACAGTCGTCATAAAATCTCacttcacatcaactcaaacagtGACAAAGTACAACCAGTCTCAACAATTAATGCTTCGCCAGGGAACCAAGGAAAGAGGGAATTGCAAACGTGAAGCTGCCCGGGACCAATGCACAGGGAAAGGGAAGTCTCTAAacaataaaggtccccggcaggaagtcccaaacgGGGACTCATGACAAAAGGATGCCAAGCATCAATCTGTTCATTCACTTATTTGATTCCAATTCTTAAGAATTTGATAAAAAGgtcaggattttttttgttatttttcatcaACATTATCAAAAATATAATGTTTGCTTGTTAAgccttatttcttttttttttttttttttaaagtaatttttaaGGTGAATTTTAAGGAATTGGAAAGGTGGTCAGAAAAGGACTGTTAATCAGAGATGCCCTTCACTGTCAGGTTTACCAGTGATGAAACTGGAATGCTCTTATGAATGTACATCAGGAAATACATATACACTCTCCATGCAAAGAGAAAATTCCTGAATTAAGACCCACTTGGTCTTTGCTTCCACATAGATTTGTTTTAAGCACTGGAGTTTAGGCTATTACTCTGTGCTGTACTACAATGCACATATGTCCAGTATGAAGAATACAGACGACTATGGACTGTATGGAAaactctgtttctctgaagGTTTTCATTCAGTTCTGACATCTAGTGGCTATACATAATTGAAGCAGCTTCATTAGTAATGAAATGTCTTTAAGTGTAAAAGTCAGTCCATAATTGCATCACCAAAATGAGCCAAGTACTgatccacagaaaataaaattgaatggATTTTTCATATTCTCATGTAAGTAATCAGACctctaatattttcatttaacgCCCCTTAATCCTGTAATTTGAAAGCTAAAGAGCTGTACATATAATTgtgcaaaaaacacacacatagtagGTTCAGGCTGTTTTCAAAGATCACTTCTTCTTGTTCttaaagaactgaaaaatgTACTTAGTGGTGTAGATCTCTCACTGGTGTTCATTTGGGATGAGATCTAGTGACTGAGAAGACTACAGCATAAGTGCATTTGCATCATCAAACCATTCAGTGAGCTGGAAGCATCTGTGCCAAAGGTGTTGAGAAGACAAGGAAGAAGACAATTCTCCAATCACTATTTTTTTGGCACCTGTCTATTTTCTGAATAAAGGgactattatttttataataaatattatgagaaataaaagtcattttgaAATTCCATTGTAGAATCAGTATTTTGTATGGTCAATACTTTAACAAGCTCTTACCAGAGTTGAGGTCCTTTGAGTCCAGTGCCACACTTGTGTTTCTCTCGTTTCTCTTTTCGCACAAcctatatacagtatctcacagaagtgagtacacccctcacatttttgtaaatactttattgtatcttttcatgtgacaacactgaagaaatgacactttgctacaatgtaaagtagtgagtgtacagcttgtataacagtataaatttgctgtcccctcaaaataactcaacacacagtcattaatgtctaaaccgctggaaacaaaagtgagtacacccctaagtgaaaatgtccaaattgggcccaattagccattttccctccctggtgtcatgtgactcgttagtgttacaaggtctcaggtgtgaatggggagcaggtgtgttaaatttggtgttattgctctgagtctctcatactggtcactggaagttcaacatggcacctcatggcaaagaactctcagaggatctgaaaaaaagaattgtttctctacataaagatggcctaggctataagaagattgccaagacccagaaactgagctgtagcacggtggccaagaccatacagcagTTTAACAGaacaggttccactcagaacaggcctcgccatggtcgaccaaagagtttgagtgcacgtgctcagcgtcatatccagaggttgtctttgggaaatagacgaatgagtgctgccagcattgctgcagaggttcaaggggtgagggggtcagcctgtcagtgctcagaccatacgccgcacactgcatcaaattggtctgcatggctatcctcccagaaggaagcctcttctaaagatgatgcacaagaaagcccacaaacagtttgctgaagacaagcagactaaggacatggattactggaagtgtgtcctgtggtctgatgagaccaagataaacttatttggttcagatggtgtcaagcgtgtctggcggcaaccaggtgaggagtacaaagaaaagtgtgtcttgcctacagccaagcatggtggtgggagtgtcatggtctggggctgcatgagtgctgccagcactggggagctacagttgattgagggaaccatgaatgccaacatgtactgtgacatactgaagcagagcatgatcccctcccctcggagactgggccacagggcagtattccagcatgataacaaccccaaacacacctccaagatgaccactgccttgctgaagaagctgagggtaaaggtgatggactggccaagcatgtctccagacctaaaccctattgagcatctgtggggcatcctcaaacggaaggtgggTATGTGGAAGATTGCAGTTCCTGACGTTCCTAAACATGCTCCAGCTTCTGAAGTGATCCATGTGTATTGCAAGCGGCAATAACAGCGTGCTTTTAGCAATCACACGCATTTTACTCAGGAAATGCACATTCAAGTTTTTTATCTGCTCCTCGAGTGCCACCAATCACATTATacaaactaaactaactaaacaGTTTCACAAACAGTGAAGTCGGAGTAGTATTAAACAGTGAGAAAACTGACCCTTTTGCGGAAAATGGTCCCCTTTAAAATCCAGTGCCGTGCAGGAATTAAACCATTTGTGTGGAAGGCAAAGACACAGTGTATCATTTGTGGAGTATTATCTGCAAAGTCAGTTCCTATTTTGTCTTCTTACAAATTCTATATTTGGGTGGTTAATCTTGACACAGTAGTATCTTAATTTCTACTAACCTTGGAGAACACACAAGAGGCAGACAGAGcatgtttacaataaaacaatggGATAACTCAAAGCCATGGCTTGCCAAATAGATGTAAGTTTGACCTATACACACATAAACGAAACAGCAATCGCTCTGACATAAACAATACTTTCCATGCCTTTGTGTTCAGTCTGAGGCTATGCTGCAAAGGAATTGATGTACCAATTTGTACCTTTCAGATTTAATATTACATGGTGTTCCTCTTATTTTGTTCACATGGGTGATactaaattaatttaatgtgaTTACATTCTATTTGGCCTGTCTTTGGAGAAATGTCACTTGATGCTCTTGGTAGCATTGAGTAACtgagaaatgaaataataaaaaaatgcagtttttgtaTATgtggacatttaaaaaaatacctgCCATCTCCAAGTAAGAAACAAATGTGATGCAAAAAGAATAAACAAGTGGTAAAATGTCACAAGTTCCAGCCTTAGAAATGTTTATTAGCCTTTGCCATTTGTGGTAACTAGAGCAGACAGTGTGTTGAATGAGCTCACCAACACACGATACTACATCCAAGTTTTTGGTATATTCAAGTCATCGCAGTCAAGTGTTTTAAGTATGCAGACATTACCATGCAGACAGGACAGGTCAAACAGTGAGGTAAAGCCTCATTTATGGATAAAATGTTGCTTATTTAGAAGTACTCTAAAAAGCTCTTACCAGGGTTGGAAGCCAGCACATTGAGTACCGTAAAGTGGTTTCTTTCACATCAGGTATTTAACTGATTTAGAGGAACCATCTAGAAATTGAACGTAGAAAAACGCAAGGCATGAGATGTGGCGCTGTACCTTGTCACTAGGTCTGGAACACACTAACACTGCTTTGTATGTctaataatcatttatttacagtttccTTGCACTACTGATACAATTTAAATGTAACACACTGATAGCCCAATTACCtatgaaaatactgtatatttggaCAATAATGCAAGAGCACAAAGTCTAGGTAAGGGATGATCCCCCCGGAAGAAAATTAGTTTGCTACCAGAACACGATATCAGAGCTGAAACATTAATAAACTAAATTCATCTGTGAAAGAAATAATCGTACAAATCATAATTGCAAAACATCCAGTTTTTTTGAAGTGTCATTAGCCATCTGGTAGCTGTGTCTACAGTCACTGATTAAGTATTCTGTTTCCACCCCtatttctgctgtctctcagaGAGGTTGGGTTGGTGTGACAGTAGTTGTGGGGACAGTCACTGGGTGCAGTCCAAGGTCCATGGATGGAGTTTCATCTGCTGGTGGAGGGCTCTTCTTTTGTGCCTCCAGCTTCTCCGTCAACTGAGTATAGAGCTCCTTCACCGGTTCGCTGCACTATagtcaaacaggatttgagCGTGCAGCATGAGTGCATACAATATACAAAACAGTCCATACAGTTTCATTTGTTGCAAGGGCTTTATCTCATGTATACAGTTattgttttaaagctgcattctGAAAATTTCACTCAAGTGCGAGTCAGTGTGGTCCCTCTATGAACTATACAATAGCGCCACTGGCATGCAGACTTGAATCTCATGTAATGCATTACACTAGAACAGCTCAGTGGTTTGAACACTGGTATGTAAATATCTGCCATAGCATGATATGCATTAATATTAGAAAGTACACTTTATTAATAtcataattatataatattaatatataataatattggGAAATACAATCCCCTCAGTCTACAGTCCCACCTGGCTTAAAGCCATATTCAACTGATATGTAAATGTATGctgatgcattttaaaatacactGGTTTCTTCTATAATTTCTACCAATATCTTCAACTACTGCACAGGGTGAATGTAGAAACAAGGCCAACCTGTTTTGGAAGTTCAAGAGTCTTCATCAAGTTTTCCATGTACGATGGTAGCACTTTGTGGTGCAAATGTAGCAACATCCGCAGGGTGTGCCTGTGGACGTTCTCTTTActggaaaatattcagaaagaaaaactgttagGAGACAAGGTGAAGATGATTGAGTTTAGTATGAGAAAAATTATGTTGAATGGTCCCTGAGAAGGGCAGTGCAATTTAGCAAGAACTCCACCTTGTCTTTATGCTGATATTAAAGTGACAATATGTGTAACTTTATAAAGTAGCCCATGCTCATTGTAggaatgtaatttattttacaaaatcgGCTTGAAGCAACCCACCTGGAAAAAGACGTAAGGAGGAAGCCATCAAAGACAACTGAACAAAACTCTTCTGAACCAAACTCATCAGACAGCAGAGTGAGGTGTCCAGTCAGAAGGTGCAGGAAAATGTCACCAAACGCCATGTCATTGTAGGTCTCCACTGTTGAGGAATGGcacatatttttgtaaatatactGCTCAAACAAACTACAGGAATACTTAAATCACAGGTTGGAATACATGATGAATAAATTATTCAGTTTGGAAATCTGTGCTAATGATCACTGTATAATTTGTTCAGGACCATGGCTGTATGCACTCCCAACAACATGTGGTCTTGATCCTGATGAGTCAGCAGATGGTTTCCTGGAGCATCTTCCTCCCAGACCTGAATCAGGGCCTCAGTGAGCCcctggacagtctgtggtgGTACTGGGTGGCATCAGATGCATCAGGGTCAGAGGAACATGAGGACCAGTCAGTGACATCAATGCCTTCATTATTCAGGACCTGCCTACACACTTTGGCCACATGAGGCCGAGCAGCGTCCTGCACCAGGACGAACCCAGGTCCCACTGACCCACTACCAAACTGATGGAGTCTGTTTCTGACAGTCTGGTCAGAATCATGAACACCAATAGCCTGATGGAGGTCCAGCTCTCCTGGCATAACAGCTGGTCTCCTGGTATCTCCTCCATGCTCCTAAAACTGTGCTGGGAGATACAGCAAACCTTCTTGTAACTGCACATATGGATGTGCCATTGGAGTATCTGGACTACCAGTGCAACCTGATTAGGCTGCAGGTCATCATGCTACCAGTAGTGACAAAGACactagcaaaacacaaaacctgagaagGATCAGTGACGAGAAGAACATCACATGTAAAACCATTCCCATCCCTTATAAGGGGTTTTCTTGCTTTTGTCTCTCcattgcacctgttgtcactttcagTTGCAtcaaacaggtgaaactgattcacaatcacttgtgcttcctaaatgCAGACTGATATCGCTGAAGTATAAATCACTTGGTGTTATACTGTGATGATTAAGTGTTACCATGTTCTTTTGAGCAGATGTTCTTAAGGCTAAGACTGTCAATCATAATAGATTTGTcaattacattacattgtaGCTGCATAAAATGGCTTCATACTAGTgctgtcaatcaattaaaaaattTAAACGACTGTGATTAATCACGATTAATcgcaaatttaaaatactaggatttacatgtaaatatattgaaataaagaaatgcatgacaaCCACGTTTAAGAAAACATATCCAAAATTCCATCTAGAAGTTTTTTTAAAACGAAACTTGCCGTTCAGCAAACTAGGTGTCATGTCTTCTGCCATCATATTAAGTAGCGTAGCTTTCGCTGTAACTTACCCTTATCAGACAATGATAAGATATCCATCTGCGCTGTGATGACGGCAAGAAGTTGGCGTCAAATCTTATCAAACAATTAATTTGCGCTACAAAAATATTACTGCATTAAAATTTTGAGATAAATTGCGTGCGTTAACGCGTTCGCGTTGACAGCCCTAATTCACACATTTTGGAACTTTTCATGTCCTCCACTAAATTTATATGATGATCACCACTTACCCAAGGCAGGCAGTAGCCTCTGTAAGGCATTCTTATTCCTCAGTTTGGCAATGTGGAGGATGTAGTAGAGACCCATTTCACAGGCCACTCTGTTCTCCTGCAGGTACCTGGGGGGGAGCAGCAACAACACCTATAATACCTTAAAACTCTGGCATGTTTCATAACAGACAACAGATATTGCAGTCAAGGAGATCATCCAGAATTCATTCAGCTGGCTGTTAATCTAGTATTGTCACACTGAAGATATGAAGCTAGTTCCACAGCTGTTCACATATAACTTCAACACACAGCCAACAGTGTGTTTAATAAAGGTTAGAAGGCCGATCTCCAGTGAAAATTGAAagtttgtcaaaaacaaaaaatagttcaaagatttaaaaaaaaaaaaaaaaaagttcccaAACTTCCAACCATTTGCACTATAGACTAGTGGTTCCCAAcaccctggtcctcaaggtcccctgctctgcttgttttccagctatccctgccATAACCCACAGCTGATTGattggatcaggtgtgttcagccaatcagaaacgggaagtgcagggatagttggaaaacaagcaggacaaggttccttgaggaccagggttgggaaccactgctaTAGACTGACCCTATCAGCCTGCATCAATATTATATAAGCCCAGTCCCAGCCAAATGTCAACAGTTCACCAACTACTGAAGTAAGGCTTTTGCATAAACTAAATGGAACTGTATCTCACTCTCAAGAAACCTATCAGTAGCCATACTTGTCATGAGCAAGTCCCCTATCAAGCTTGGCTTCaacctcttttctctctgctctatccactcaccccaagcggtcgaggcagatggccacccaagctgagcctggttctgctggaggttttttcttccgttaaagggagtttttcctctccactgtcaccaagtgctgctcataagggatttggtttttttgttttttgtaaagtgccttgagatgattgtattgtgcTTTGGCGatctacaaataaaattgaattgaattgaactttaCTTTACATGTCGCTGTGGTGAACTCAATATGTGCATCACAATTgattgttttcctttctcctgACATGAGGGAACAGGATATAAAGAGTACTGCTAATGTCAATACACTATCTCCCCTTTTCAgttccaaaatgctgcagccagagtcctgacaggaactagcaagagagatcatatttctcctatattatcttctcttcattggctccctgtaaaatccagaataaaatttaaaatccttcttcccACATACAAATTTCtttatgatcaagctccttcataccttaaagacctcatagtaccatattgtcccaatagagcactttgctctcagaatgcaggtctacttgtggttccagagtttccaaaagtagaatgggagacagagcctttagctatcaagctcctctcctgtagaACCAGTTCcaagtctgggttcaggaggcagatacTCTCTGTACTGTATTAACTTGCTAACATGCTCTTCTTACCACCTGGCACATGCCCTGGCAAAGGAAACTAAGACCctgacagtaataaaaacaactttctaTGCTtatagttttattatattttaattctgGGTAATGCAAtttgggactaataagggtaataacttgAACTTGTGGGGACCTCTGTTTAGTTAtgcttatttttttgtcatacCCTTCCAGCTCCTGTAACATTGAAAAATTCCCATTGTTGGACAAATAAAGGTCTATCTCACAATGTGTTCTCCGGCAATGTCTTACCTGTTGAATGCGTCTGGCAAGGTGGTGGGGTATGACAAGGAGCTCTTCTCCTCACTGGGAAGCTTCTGTTCAACAGTGAAGGTATGATCATCAACAACCACTGACATCATGGCAGGCAGGAAACGGGTCACTACCTCCAAATCCTGAGGGTCCAGGGAAATGAACATCAACAACTTATTGTCAGTTTATTACAGCAGAGTTTAATGCAACTAAGGTAACACGCTATACATACCAAACGGGGCTCTTTAAACACCTGGCTGTCTATCATGTCCCACGCTCCTTGACCCAGTGACAACATCCTCAGCAATAGCATCAAGTCTGGACTGTCCTgttctcacacatacacataaacaatgATTTGAGATACAGTGGCTTATAGTGAAAACCtataaaatgaatgtataaAAACTCACAGTCTATTAGGCATGTTGGAAAGCTTTCTATGCTTTAAAGTGATCGACCCCACCCAAGAGACGCAGTTTAGAACACAATGAATCATGTGATATACAGCAGATAAACCACTGTAGGCAATAGTGGGTTGGGAGatattatttgcatgttttgttgcATTCATTACTTGTCAAGGTacagaatattttttaatgttttcaaaacAGCATTGTTTACATCCAagttttttgcttgttttcctcctcttctttgttTGCTGCATTTGTTTCTTGCCTAATCAtacacacaacaccatcagcaTGATGTGCATTACGCCATCTGCACCCTCATGCACAGTATGCTCACCCTAGGTAAAGCCTCTTGACTTAGCAGCTCTTGCAGATTCCTCATGATGCTCAGGACCAGGGTGTTACAGGCAAAAGGGTCACACAGGATCATGGACAGGTCGCTGGAATGCACAGAGACTAATCCATCAAAGATCAGAGATGAACACCACTGTAGAAAAACCTAAACCATCCTCTCATGTTACCCAAGGACTTGCTCTTGTCCTTTCTTCACTCCATCCAGGAAACCTTGCAGCTCTCTGGCTCGCTTGCCATCCACAAACTTCTCACGGATGCAGGCATCTAAACACCAAGTGAACTGTCCCAgcacacaacagaaacagaaaagagaacatttaacacaaaactaaaacagagGAATTACAGTGTTTGGGGCTTTTCAGTGAGATGATTGTCTAATTAAACCAATCTCCTGTCACTGTTTGTGTACCTACCTTATGACAGGGGTCTACAGAGCAGATTTCACTAATGTCCAGGTCATGAAGAGACATGAGTAGCTCAGCTCTCAGTGTGCAGTAGTGAACGTTTCGTGTTCGCAGGAAGAGTGTTCGTAAAAACTGCAGCACCATGTCGTACAATTTCACGTTCTTTCCAATCATATGGGTCAGCTTTAGAACCACCTACATTGTACAGGCAACCagttaacagcagcagcatggcACAATGGGGAATATTTGGAGGCTCTTAAAAATCTGATGAGTGTGACTCACCTCGCCTTGCCGCCGTGTTTTGGGAGAAGGACTGAAAAAATTGTGCAGTATGGACAGGTCGCTGCTGAACAGAGCTGCTTCCTTTTCCACAATGTATTGCTTTAGAAGGGGAGAGACTTCATCTCCAAACAGAGCCTGGTTGTCCTGCCAGATTTGCCTTTTCACCTCCACGGCACAGACCTTGTACAGCTCCTTATCAGCCATGACCATCTTCAGTTTCTTCTCCGGCACCTGCATGAGGGAGCATGTGGTAATGATTAACAGAAGAACACTACCATGTTACTCCAATATCTCCGTAGGTCTTCGGGGTATACTAACAATATCTCCACAATATCATAAATATTCAGGCAGCTATGTTGTTCTTGTAAGGCACTTGGCTGTGGTTGGTTGCATAGCTTGACTGAAATAGATGTGGGTGTTGATGAATTCTGGAAAGTCTGACTAATTTTCCCCAAATTTTCCCCATTCTAtgaatttcattcatttttatatatatttgttatgtACCTTTTGGTCATCCATGCCAGGCTTAGTTATAGCACCTATGGCATCTAAAATATTTAGCATCTTCATATGACATATTGGCCATTTGCTGACATACTGGAAAGAATTCTTTAGGTACA
This genomic window contains:
- the nelfb gene encoding negative elongation factor B, whose protein sequence is MFAGLPELGISNGEDLKETLTNCTEPLKAIDQFQMENGILLPTLQSALPFLDLHGTPRLEFHQSVFDELREKLMERVAIIAEGKDEDRYGKLEELLEKSFPLVKMPSIQPVVMQVLKHLPKVPEKKLKMVMADKELYKVCAVEVKRQIWQDNQALFGDEVSPLLKQYIVEKEAALFSSDLSILHNFFSPSPKTRRQGEVVLKLTHMIGKNVKLYDMVLQFLRTLFLRTRNVHYCTLRAELLMSLHDLDISEICSVDPCHKFTWCLDACIREKFVDGKRARELQGFLDGVKKGQEQVLGDLSMILCDPFACNTLVLSIMRNLQELLSQEALPRDSPDLMLLLRMLSLGQGAWDMIDSQVFKEPRLDLEVVTRFLPAMMSVVVDDHTFTVEQKLPSEEKSSLSYPTTLPDAFNRYLQENRVACEMGLYYILHIAKLRNKNALQRLLPALVETYNDMAFGDIFLHLLTGHLTLLSDEFGSEEFCSVVFDGFLLTSFSSKENVHRHTLRMLLHLHHKVLPSYMENLMKTLELPKQCSEPVKELYTQLTEKLEAQKKSPPPADETPSMDLGLHPVTVPTTTVTPTQPL